One part of the Thermococcus radiotolerans genome encodes these proteins:
- the purF gene encoding amidophosphoribosyltransferase gives MREKCGVFAAVTENAPRKAYYALIALQHRGQESAGISVWKHRIKTVAGRGLVSEVFKNGEIAKLKSNVAIAHVRYSTSGSLTEIQPLETGCCGKRIAVAHNGTLTNFLPLRRHYERLGVKFGHSVDSELLGISFLWHLRETGDEFEAMREVFREVKGAYSVAFLFDGKILVARDPVGFRPLSYGTGDGHYFASEDSALRLYVEEVRDVRPGEVFLLSEDGIESRIIETGKHHGCVFEYIYFARPDSTIDGVNVYTARVRMGQELAKESPADGDVVIAVPDSGRAAALGFSRISGIPYSEGLIKNRYIGRTFITPGQFYRELKVKLKLSPVREVIDGKSVVLVDDSIVRGTTMKRIVAMLRKAGAREVHVRIASPPIRYPCYMGVDIPTRHELIAAFGSVEKVRESIGADSLAYLSVEGLKKAVGRRDLCLACLTGEYPEWAFRF, from the coding sequence ATGAGGGAGAAGTGCGGTGTCTTTGCAGCGGTTACCGAGAACGCGCCCAGAAAAGCCTACTACGCGCTGATAGCACTGCAGCACAGGGGGCAGGAGAGCGCGGGAATAAGCGTCTGGAAGCACAGGATAAAAACGGTAGCTGGCCGGGGGCTCGTTTCGGAGGTCTTCAAGAACGGTGAGATAGCAAAGCTGAAATCCAACGTCGCCATAGCCCATGTCCGGTACTCGACCTCCGGCTCCCTCACCGAGATCCAGCCGCTGGAGACGGGCTGCTGCGGAAAGAGAATAGCCGTCGCCCATAATGGAACCCTCACGAATTTCCTTCCCCTCCGGAGGCATTACGAACGGCTGGGAGTTAAGTTCGGGCACTCTGTTGATTCCGAGCTGTTAGGAATCTCTTTTCTCTGGCACCTCCGCGAGACCGGGGACGAGTTCGAGGCTATGAGGGAAGTTTTCAGGGAGGTGAAGGGAGCATATTCCGTGGCTTTTCTCTTCGACGGGAAGATACTCGTGGCGAGGGACCCTGTCGGCTTCAGGCCACTCAGCTACGGGACTGGAGACGGTCACTATTTCGCCTCGGAGGATTCTGCGTTGAGGCTCTACGTTGAGGAGGTAAGGGACGTCAGGCCGGGGGAGGTCTTTCTGCTCTCGGAGGATGGGATAGAGAGCCGGATAATAGAAACGGGGAAGCACCACGGCTGCGTTTTTGAGTACATCTACTTCGCCCGTCCGGACAGCACGATAGACGGTGTAAACGTCTATACTGCGAGGGTCAGGATGGGGCAGGAGCTGGCTAAAGAGAGTCCGGCCGACGGAGACGTCGTCATAGCCGTGCCGGACTCTGGAAGGGCTGCGGCGCTTGGATTCTCCAGGATCAGCGGGATTCCCTACTCGGAGGGTCTCATAAAGAACCGCTACATAGGAAGGACCTTCATAACCCCAGGCCAGTTCTACCGCGAGCTGAAGGTCAAGCTCAAGCTCTCGCCGGTGAGGGAGGTAATAGATGGGAAGAGCGTCGTGCTGGTTGACGATTCAATCGTCAGGGGGACGACTATGAAGCGCATCGTCGCCATGCTCAGAAAAGCCGGCGCGAGGGAGGTTCACGTTAGGATAGCCTCCCCACCGATAAGGTACCCGTGCTACATGGGGGTGGACATTCCGACGAGGCACGAACTCATAGCGGCGTTTGGAAGCGTTGAGAAGGTGAGGGAATCCATAGGGGCCGACAGCCTGGCTTACCTCAGCGTTGAGGGGCTGAAAAAGGCCGTTGGGAGGAGAGACCTCTGTCTGGCATGCCTCACCGGTGAGTATCCGGAGTGGGCTTTCCGCTTCTGA
- the purC gene encoding phosphoribosylaminoimidazolesuccinocarboxamide synthase — MQVYEGKAKKVIPLDDGKVIMEFKDDATAFDGKKKAQFKGKGWLNAQISAVLFKVLEEKCVKTHFIGVAGDNRLIVERLKMYPLEVVVRNVVAGSLKKRLPIEEGRELPEPIVELYYKDDSLGDPMINHHHAKVLGISEGEIKEMERIALKVNEILKEYFAERGIILVDFKLEFGKNERGEIILGDEISPDTCRFWDAKTKKSLDKDVFRFDKGDLINAYEELYHRLTGEA; from the coding sequence ATGCAGGTTTACGAAGGCAAGGCCAAGAAAGTTATCCCGCTTGACGATGGAAAGGTCATCATGGAGTTTAAGGACGATGCAACGGCCTTTGATGGCAAGAAGAAGGCCCAGTTTAAGGGCAAAGGCTGGCTCAATGCCCAGATTAGCGCGGTTCTCTTCAAGGTTCTCGAGGAGAAATGTGTTAAGACGCACTTCATCGGCGTCGCCGGAGACAACAGGCTCATCGTTGAGAGGCTCAAGATGTATCCGCTTGAGGTCGTTGTAAGGAATGTCGTTGCCGGTAGCCTGAAGAAGCGCCTTCCCATTGAGGAAGGAAGGGAACTGCCGGAGCCAATAGTCGAGCTCTATTATAAAGACGACAGCCTCGGTGATCCTATGATAAACCACCACCACGCAAAGGTTCTCGGGATAAGCGAGGGCGAGATAAAGGAGATGGAGCGCATAGCCCTTAAAGTAAACGAGATTCTCAAGGAGTACTTTGCCGAGCGCGGGATAATCCTAGTCGACTTCAAGCTGGAGTTTGGAAAGAACGAGAGAGGCGAGATTATCCTCGGTGACGAGATAAGCCCAGACACCTGCCGCTTCTGGGACGCTAAGACGAAGAAGAGCCTTGACAAGGACGTCTTTCGCTTCGACAAGGGCGACCTGATAAACGCCTACGAGGAGCTCTACCACCGTCTCACTGGGGAGGCTTGA
- the purM gene encoding phosphoribosylformylglycinamidine cyclo-ligase, producing MLTYAQAGVDDEKTARALRGIIGLAKETFQFRRGKLGEPSEIGHYAALMDFGEFYLAMTTDGVGTKVLVAEAVGKFDTIGIDMIAMNVNDLLCVGAEPVALVDYLAVKGPDERVFDEIAKGLYEGAEEAGIAIVGGETAVMPDLINGFDLAGTAIGTVQKGKVITGEKIKPDDAVIGISSSGIHSNGLTLARKLLIPKYGLEYEYEGRKLWEWLLEPTRIYVKAVLELIESVEVHGLAHITGGGLTNLKRLTNYGFSIEMPPIEGIFKLIHENGVPLEEMFRVFNMGVGMVAIVPGEEKENALDVLDRHSEAFELGTVTEKEGIVVKNYGVRL from the coding sequence ATGCTGACCTACGCGCAGGCTGGAGTTGACGACGAGAAAACCGCAAGGGCCCTCAGGGGAATCATAGGGCTCGCGAAGGAAACATTCCAGTTCAGGAGGGGAAAACTTGGAGAGCCGAGTGAGATAGGCCACTACGCGGCGCTTATGGATTTTGGCGAATTCTACCTCGCCATGACGACTGACGGAGTCGGGACGAAGGTTCTGGTAGCGGAAGCCGTCGGCAAGTTCGACACGATAGGGATTGATATGATAGCGATGAACGTGAACGACCTGCTCTGCGTTGGGGCCGAACCGGTGGCGCTCGTTGACTACCTCGCCGTGAAGGGGCCGGACGAGAGGGTGTTCGATGAGATAGCCAAGGGACTCTACGAGGGGGCAGAGGAAGCGGGAATAGCGATAGTCGGGGGAGAAACCGCAGTGATGCCCGACCTGATAAACGGCTTCGATTTGGCAGGAACTGCCATAGGTACCGTCCAGAAAGGAAAGGTAATAACCGGCGAGAAGATAAAGCCCGATGATGCCGTTATAGGGATTTCGAGCTCGGGGATACACTCCAACGGTCTGACACTGGCAAGAAAGCTCCTCATCCCGAAGTATGGCCTCGAGTACGAATACGAGGGAAGAAAGCTCTGGGAGTGGCTTTTGGAGCCGACGAGGATTTATGTGAAGGCAGTTCTTGAGCTGATCGAGAGCGTCGAGGTTCACGGGCTGGCACACATAACCGGTGGGGGCCTGACCAACCTGAAGCGCCTCACGAATTACGGCTTCTCCATTGAGATGCCCCCCATCGAGGGAATATTCAAGCTCATCCACGAAAACGGCGTCCCCCTGGAGGAGATGTTCAGGGTTTTCAACATGGGTGTTGGCATGGTTGCTATAGTGCCGGGGGAGGAGAAGGAGAACGCACTTGATGTCCTCGACAGGCACTCTGAGGCCTTTGAGCTTGGAACCGTCACGGAAAAAGAAGGGATAGTCGTGAAGAACTACGGGGTAAGACTTTAA
- the purT gene encoding phosphoribosylglycinamide formyltransferase 2 — protein MIKPRDELGTATTDSAQKIVLLGSGELGKEIAIEAQRLGVEVIAVDRYADAPAMQIAHRSYVGDMRKADFLFSVVEREKPDAIIPEIEAINLDALFELEKDGYFVVPNAKATWIAMHRERTRETLAKEAKVPTSRYAYATTLDELYEACERIGYPCHTKAIMSSSGKGSYFVKGPEDVSKAWEVAKKKARGSADKIIVEEHIDFDVEITELAVRHYDENGEVVTTFPRPVGHYQIDGDYHASWQPAEISEKAEREVYRIAKRITDVLGGLGLFGVEMFVKGDRVWANEVSPRPHDTGMVTLASHPTGFSEFGLHLRAVLGLPIPGEWVEDYRLFPILTPAATHVIKANVSGYSPRFRGLAKAMSVPNSTIRLFGKPEAYPGRRLGVALAWDKEVGEAKRRAEMVAHMVELRTKGSEWHSQDYERRKHII, from the coding sequence ATGATCAAGCCCCGTGATGAGCTCGGAACGGCCACAACGGATTCTGCCCAGAAGATAGTCCTCCTCGGAAGCGGCGAGCTGGGAAAGGAGATAGCGATTGAGGCTCAGAGACTCGGCGTGGAAGTTATCGCCGTTGATCGCTACGCCGACGCTCCGGCGATGCAGATCGCCCACCGCTCCTACGTCGGAGACATGCGCAAAGCGGACTTCCTCTTCTCGGTCGTCGAGAGGGAAAAGCCCGACGCGATAATCCCGGAGATCGAGGCCATAAATCTGGATGCTCTATTTGAGCTGGAGAAGGACGGCTACTTCGTCGTTCCGAATGCCAAGGCCACGTGGATTGCCATGCATCGCGAAAGGACGAGGGAAACCCTCGCGAAGGAAGCCAAGGTTCCAACTTCCCGCTACGCCTACGCGACCACTCTCGACGAACTCTACGAGGCCTGTGAGAGGATAGGTTATCCCTGCCACACGAAGGCGATAATGAGTTCCTCAGGAAAGGGCTCCTACTTCGTGAAAGGCCCGGAAGATGTTTCGAAGGCCTGGGAAGTGGCCAAGAAGAAGGCTCGCGGTAGCGCGGACAAGATAATCGTCGAGGAGCACATAGACTTCGATGTCGAGATTACCGAGTTGGCGGTCAGACACTACGACGAGAACGGTGAGGTAGTCACGACCTTCCCGAGACCGGTCGGCCACTACCAGATTGACGGCGACTATCACGCGAGCTGGCAGCCGGCAGAGATAAGCGAAAAGGCCGAACGCGAGGTTTACCGCATAGCAAAGCGCATCACCGACGTCCTCGGCGGTCTTGGACTGTTTGGCGTCGAGATGTTCGTGAAGGGCGACAGGGTCTGGGCCAACGAGGTCTCGCCAAGGCCCCATGACACGGGCATGGTGACTTTAGCTTCCCACCCGACGGGTTTCTCCGAGTTCGGACTGCACCTCAGGGCGGTTCTCGGCCTTCCGATTCCCGGCGAGTGGGTTGAAGACTACCGCCTGTTCCCAATCCTAACGCCAGCTGCCACCCACGTCATCAAGGCCAACGTTTCCGGCTACTCCCCACGGTTCCGCGGCCTGGCTAAGGCCATGAGCGTCCCCAACTCGACGATTCGCCTCTTTGGAAAGCCGGAGGCGTACCCAGGTAGAAGACTGGGTGTTGCGCTTGCTTGGGATAAGGAGGTTGGAGAGGCAAAGAGGCGTGCCGAGATGGTGGCACACATGGTCGAGCTTAGGACCAAGGGTTCAGAGTGGCACTCCCAGGATTACGAGAGGAGGAAACACATAATTTGA
- the purE gene encoding 5-(carboxyamino)imidazole ribonucleotide mutase, which yields MKVLVVMGSKSDSQIAEKVTAVLDEFGVEYDVEVASAHRNPKKVEELAKKDYEVFIAIAGLSAALPGVIAAHTVRPVIGVPVSAKLNGLDALLSIAQMPPGVPVAAVGIDNGKNAALLAIEILAVKNEELREKLEEYREKMRA from the coding sequence AGCAAGAGCGACTCCCAGATAGCGGAGAAGGTTACTGCTGTTCTCGACGAGTTCGGCGTTGAGTACGACGTTGAAGTCGCCTCGGCTCACAGAAACCCAAAAAAGGTTGAGGAACTGGCCAAAAAGGATTACGAGGTGTTCATAGCGATAGCAGGGTTAAGTGCGGCCCTTCCAGGGGTTATCGCGGCCCACACGGTTAGGCCAGTTATAGGAGTTCCCGTTTCGGCGAAGCTCAACGGCCTCGACGCCCTCCTTAGCATAGCCCAAATGCCCCCTGGAGTCCCAGTTGCAGCCGTGGGAATAGACAACGGGAAGAACGCGGCATTACTGGCGATTGAAATCCTCGCGGTAAAGAACGAGGAGCTGAGGGAAAAGCTCGAAGAGTACAGGGAAAAGATGCGGGCATGA